The genomic DNA AACACGGGGCGCAGGGCCACGAGGCACACGACGGAAACGACCAGGAACACGACGATCTGGACAAGCAGGTCGGCACCGAGCAGGTTCGCAGCGAACGCTGCGAGCGCGCCGATGACGAACCACATGGTGATGAGGCCGAACGACACGACTTCGACGACGGCCATGACGGCGGCCACGGCCAACCAGATGAAGGGGCTCACGGGCTCCTCCTTTCTCCTGCGTCGAGTATACCATCCCTCGTCTTCGGCGTGCGCGAGGCGAGGAAACCGATCAGGAACGCGGGGAAAGCGGCTTATGGGCGGCTCGGCGGCGCTTGAGGTCCTGCTGCATGGCGGCCACGGCTTCGTAGAGCATCTCCAGCTCGTCGGGATCGAGGCGCGACGGGTCGGCGATCTGCGCGCGCAGGGCGCCCACCGCATCCTCGGCATCGCCGATGGCGAGCTCCTCCACGAGGAAGGCCGCCAGCTGCTCGGGCGCAGCCGTCTCCGACACGGTGCCCGACGTCAGCACGGCAGCGGCGTCCGGAAGCGCGCGGGACGCCTCCGTCACGAGCCGCGCCGAGGAGGCCGCCGGATCCTCGGCCAGCACGTCGAGCATGCTCTGGGCGATCGCGGCGTGCGCCTGCTCGTGCCACTGCGTCTGCGCGAGCGCGTCGGCATGCAGGAGCGCCAGGTCGGGGCGGCGCGCGGCCAGCGTCAGCAGCTGACGTTCGAAACGACGGCGGTTGATCTCGGCGCGCGGCAGGTTGCGAGCCGGCCTCCGCGGAGCGACGGCACGCTCGAAACCTTCCGGCGCGGACTCGTCGTCGCGCTCCCCTTCGGCCTTCGGAGCCTTCAAATGCTCCAGCTGGTCGATCACGTCCTGCTCGCGGGCGCGCACGCTCGTGGCTATCTGCACGGCGTAATCGCGCGCGAGCATGGAGTCCTTGATGGGGGCCAGCACCTGCAGCGCGTCGGCAAGGGCGGCGGCGCGGCCCTCGGCGCGGCTGAGGTCATGGCGCGCAAGGCGGCGCTCGATGCCGTACTTCAGCAGCGGCTGGGCGTTCGCGATGAGCTTCTGCAGCTCCTCGGCACCGCGCTGGGCCACGAAGTCGGCCGGGTCGAGGTTGTCCGGCAGCGTGACGGCAGCCAGCTCGATGCGGCTCTTGCCCGCCTCGGGCGTCATGGAGTCGTCGATGAACGCGAGCGCCCGGTCGGCGGCGCGCTGGCCTGCCTCGTCGCCGTCGAATAGGTATACGATGCGATGCTGCGCGTGGCGCGACAGCAAGCGGATATGGCGCATGGTGAGCGCGGTGCCCAGCGTGGCCACCGCATTCCTCACGCCCGCCTCGTGCAGCGCGATGACGTCGGTGTAGCCCTCCACCACCACGGATATGCCGGTCGAGGCCATGGCCGCTTTCGCCTTGTCCATACCGTAGAGCACCTGCGACTTGTGGAACAGCGGAGTCTCCTGCGAGTTCAGGTACTTCGGCTCGCCCTTGCCCACCACGCGTCCGCCGAAGGCGATGCACTCGCCCTGCGGATCGTTGATGGGGAACATGATGCGGTTGTAGAAGCGGTCGCGCAGCTTGCCCCCGTCGTTCGACAGCGCCACGTTCGCCTGCACCATCTCGTCGGGCTTGAAGCCCTTCGCAGACAGGTGGCGCACCAGCTGCCCGTGCCCCGGCGCAAAACCGAGCTGCCAGGTCTTCGGCACCTCGCCCCCCAGGCCGCGCGCGCCCAGGTAGCTGCGCGCCGCCGACGCGTCGGAGCCGGGGTTGCGCATGAGCTGGCAATGGTAGAACTGCGAGGTCTCGTCGCAGACGGCCTTGAGGCGGGCCTTGCGGCTGCTGCCGATGCTCTTGCGCCCGCCGCTCTCGGCGATGTCGATGTGCGCGCGCTCGGCCAACCGGCGCACGGCTTCGGGAAACGACAGGTCCTCGGTCTTCATGATGAAGCCGAACACGTCGCCGCCCTCGCCGCAGCCGAAGCAGTGCCATAGCTGCAAGGCCGGATCGATCTTGAACGACGGGGTCTTCTCGTTGTGCAGCGGGCAGCAGCACCAGAAATCGCGCCCGCGCTGCTTCACCGGCGTCCGCTCTCCGATAACCTCGACGAGGTCGTTGGCCTCGCGCACCTTCTGGATGTCCTCTTCGCTGATGCCGCCCGCCATCGCGACCCCTACCTGCGTCTGTTCTGCTTCGCCAGCACCACGTTCACGAGGAACACGAATGCCAACGCCAGCGACGGCCCCAGCTCAGCGATGCCGACGCCCTCCTCGCCCGCGTTCGCGTACGCGAGCACGAGGCTGCCCGTCATGAGGACGAAGCTCAAGCCCCCGATAACCGCGAATATCCACTGCCTGTTCTGCATGCACTCCCTTTCCGTGTTCGTCGCTGTCCAGTATAGCGCAAGCGCGCGCTCGCGGCGCCGCGGCGGGAAGGCGCAGGGCAATCAGCAGGATGCCAACCGAATCCTGACAAAACCGCAGCGGTATCGGACGCCGGCGGGACCGCTGCTATGCTTGATCGGCCGGTCGCGCTTCGCCGGCATTCCGAACGATCGCCCGAAAAGAGAGGTTTGCCATGAACGACGACATCACGATTTTGGCGGACTTCGATTCTGCGCTCTACGAGCAGGTCGAGCCGCCCCTCGTATCGCTCTACCTGCCCACGCACGGCAGTGCTCCCGGCGACGAGAGCGACCGCATCGAGTTCGAGGCCCTCGTGGAGCAGGCGCGCGCGAAGCTCGCCCAGGAGCGCGAGCGCCGCGAATACAAAGGCGTCGACGAGCGGCTCGCCTACGCAGCCGAGCACTTCGACGATCTGATGAGCCCCGCGCCCGGCGGAAGCCTCGCCGTGCTCGCAGGCAACGACCGAACCTACATCTACCGGCTTGGCTACGAGGCGGGCCCGCTCGCGTTCGTGGGCGAGCGGTTCTACGTCAAGCCGCTGCTGAAGAACTTCCAGTTCGGATCGCACTACTTCCTACTGGGGCTTTCGGCCGACCGCTTCGCGTTCGTCCACGGCGACTTCGGCTCGCTCGAGCGCGTGGAGCTGCCCCGCGACGTGCTCGACGCGTTCAGCGAGGAGTTCCCGCTCGTGTACGACGGGCACGAGGGTGCGCTGGACTACTCGTCGCTCGAGAACCATATGCCGCCCTACCACGGCTGGAAGTCGCGCAACGACGTGAGGAAGGAGGAGGCCGGAAAGTTCTTCCAGTACGTGAACAAGGCGGTGACCGACTACCTCGTGGCCGGCACCGACCTGCCGGTGATCCTCGTGAGCCTGCCCGAGCACCAAAGCGCCTTCCGCCGCATCTCCACCATCCCCCATCTGCTGGACGAGGGCATCGAGAAGGACATCGGCGGCATCGAGGCCCCCGAGCTCTTGTCCGATGCGAAAGCCGTCATCGAGCATGTGCGCGAGGCGCGTGCGACCGAGCTGCTGGAGAAGTTCGGCGATGCCGAGGCGCACGGCGGCGCGTCATCGGACCTGAAAGCCATCGGGCTCGCTCTCGTGGAGCGCAAGGTGCGCGCCCTGTTCCTGGCCGAAGGCGCCTACATCCCCGGCGGCTTCGACGAGCAGACGGGCGAGGTCTTCCTGTTCGAGCGAGAGCCGCACGGCCGCTTCCAGGGCCCCGAGCTGGCCGACGGCTTCGTCCGCGCGGCCCTTGCCCAGGACGCCGACGTGTTCGAGCTTCCCGCCGAGAAGATTCCCGGCGACTCCGGCATCGCCGCGCTGTACCGGTACTAGGCGCTTCGTTACCATCAGCACTGACCCGCTTCGTTAATGCACGCTTTTGTCAAGCTTTCGTACGTATGAAAGGCGGTTTTGCTTGTCAAAAGCGTGCGTAAGCGGACTGCAACCGCTTGGAGCCGGCGCATGCGCTCGCTCGCCGGCCTCTTCGCCGTACGCGGCTCCATGCGCTACAATGTCCTCGATACCCGCGACGCCCGCCGCCGCGCGGCGGGCTGCATCAGCAGAGGACGCCCATGGAACGCACGAACATCCCCTATCTCTCACTCAACCCCGACATCGAGGCCGCCATCCGCGCCGACCGCGCCGCCGGGCGCGCGCACCCGCATCGCTTCGACGACGCGAACGTCGTGCGCCGCGAACGGAACCCTCACGACAACGCCACGCTCACGCGCCCCGCGTTCGCGCGCGACATCGAGAAGATCCTCAACGTGCCGGCGTACAACCGTTACGCCGACAAGACACAGGTGTTCTCGTTCGTGGAGAACGACGACATCTGTCGCCGCGGGCTGCACGTGCAGTTGGTCAGCCGCGTGGCCCGCGGCATCGGATCGCTGCTGGGGCTGAACTGCGAGCTCATCGAGGCCATCGCACTGGGCCACGACGTAGGGCACACGCCCTTCGGCCACGCCGGCGAGCGCTACCTCAGCGCCTGCTACCACGCGCGCACCGGGCGCTACTTCAACCACAACGTGCACTCGGTGCGCGTGCTCGACCAGCTGTACCGCCGCAACGTCAGCCTGCAGACCCTCGACGGCGTGCTGTGCCACAACGGCGAGTTCGCCCAGCAGGTGCTGCGCATGGGCGACACGGCCGACTTCGCCGCGCTCGACGCGCTGGTGGAGGCCTGCAACGCCGACGAGCGGACCATCAAGACGCTGCGCCCCTCCACGCTGGAGGGCTGCGTCGTGCGCGTCAGCGACATGATCGCCTACGTGGGCAAGGACCGCGCCGACGCGCTCGACATGGGCGTGATCGACTCGCTCGACGTCTTCGACAGCGAGGTCATCGGCCGCGACAACGCACGCATCATCAACAACCTCACCGTCGACCTCGTGAACACGAGCTACGGCACCGACCGCATCGCGCTCAGCGAGGAGGCGTTCGCCGACCTCAAGCGTGCCAAACGCCAGAACTACGAGCTCATATACGAGCGCGAAGGCATGGTGAACGGCGCAGGCAACATCGTGGAAGAGATGTTCGAGGAGCTGTACGAGCGCCTCTTGGAGGATCTTCTCGCAGGCGACGAGGGCTCGCCGGTGTTCAAGCACCATGCCGCCTCCCTCGCCGCCAAGTCTCGCACCGTGGAGATCGACGAGTACCTGGCATCGGATCCGAACCAGGTGGTCGTCGACTACATGGCCTCGATGACCGACAGCTACTTCATGGCGCTCTACGCCCATCTGTTCCCGAGAAGCAAGAAGCGCATCATCACGCGCGGCTACTGCTCCGATTTAGGCTGAGGGCCCACCGAGGAAAGGAAACGCCTGTGAAGCTGCTCATCGCATCCGACCTGCACGGCGCGGCGCCCGCCGTGCGCGCGCTCGTCGACCGCATCGAAGCCGAAGCGCCCGACCGCATCGTCTTGCTGGGCGACCTGCTGTACCACGGCCCGCGCAACGACCTGCCGGAAGGCTACGCGCCGAAAGAGGCGATCGCGCTGCTCAACGGCCTGGCGAAGCGCATCGTTGCCGTGCGCGGCAACTGCGATGCCGAAGTTGACCAGATGGTGCTCGACTTCCCGTGCATGGCCGACTACGCCCTCGTCGAGGCCGACGGGCACGTCCTGTACCTCTCCCACGGCCACCTGCCGGGCAAGTCCCCCGACGACCCGCCTACGCTCGCTCCCGGCAGCGCCTTCTTGTCAGGCCATACCCATGCGAAGACGCTCGACGAGCGCGACGGCGTGCTGTTCGTCAACCCGGGAAGCACCTCCATCCCGAAGGACGGCTCCCCCAGCTACGCCGTGTACGAACACGGCACGTTCACCCTGAAGGACTTGGATGGGAACACGCTGCGCGAAGGCGGATGGGAGTAGCCCGAACGGCGCTCGACCCTTAACCTAACCGTCCTCGATCCACCGTGTATTCCACGTCGGCTATCGCGGCGGTCGAGGCGCGATGGCTCACCAGCACGACGGTCTTGTCGCCGCGGCCCTCGGAGAGCGCGCGGAGCACGGCGGCCTCGTTCAGGCTGTCGAGGTTCGACGTGGGCTCGTCCAACAGCACGAACGGCGCGTCGTGCAGGAACACGCGTGCAAGGCCTATGCGCTGCCGCTCGCCTCCCGAGAGCGTCTCCCCCAGCTCGCCCACCGGCGTGTCCAGCCCGCGCGGCAGACGTTCGATCAAACCGCTCAACGCCGCCTTGCGGCATGCTTCGGCCAGCTCTTCGGGCGAGGCGCTCGGCTTCGCAAGGAGGATGTTCTCGCCTATGGTGCCGGCGAACAGATGCGTTTCCTGCGTCATGTAGCCCTGCGTTTCGCGCAAGCTGGCCGTGTTCGCACGGCGCACATCCGTGCCCGACACCTCCACCACGCCGCGCGTGGCATCCCAAAAGCGCATGAGCAGCTTGCACAGCGTCGACTTGCCCGAACCGCTGCGCCCGGCCAGGTGCACCACGCTGCCCGGTTCGATGTGCAGGCTCACGTCGTCGAGCACGGGATGCCCTCCATAGGAGAAGTCGACGCGACGCACCGCGGCGCCCGAGAACGTCCCCAGATCCACACCGTCGTCGACCTCCTCGGTCTGCGGGCGCTCGTCAAGCAGCTCAAGCACGCGCCCCCCGGACGCAAGCGTCTGCTGCAGCGTGGAGCCGAGATTCGCCACGGCGATGACCGGGCCGAACGACGACATGAGGGCGGCCGTGGCCACAAGAGCTCCGTCGGGCGCGATGGCACCGGACAAGCACAGCGTCCCCGACGCCAGCACCATCGCAACGTCGAGCGCCAGCACCAGCCCGTTCGTCAACGACATCGCCAGAGCGCCGCGCCCCTTGAGGCGCGCTTCCGCGCGGGCAAGCTCGTCCATGCGTTCGTCCAGCTCGCGCGAACGTTCGGCCGCTCGGCCGAATTGCAGCGTCTCGCGCAAGCCTCGCAAGCTGTCAAGCACGAACGCGTTCATACCGCCCAGCCCCTCCCGCAGCTCGCGCCCGCCCATGCCGCTGGCCTTCGAGGAGGCGTACGGCACCGCTACGCCCACCAGCAGGTAGGATGCAAGAGCCAGCAACCCCAGCGCCGGAGATATCGTCGCGACGAACGCCGTCATGCCCGCAGACACGACGAACGCGATGATCGCCGGGGACAACGTGTGAGCATAGAACACTTCCAGCAATTCGATATCGCCGGTCACAAGCGAAACAAGGTCGCCTTTGTCGCGGCCTTCCAGCTTCGCCGGAGCCAAGCGGCGCAGCGCGGCGAACACGCGGTCGCGCACGAGCGCCAACAGCTTGAACGCGAGATAATGGTTGCACAGCTGCTCGCCGTAGCGCAGAGGCCCGCGCGCGACGCCGCAGACGGCCACGAGCGCCAGCGCGGCGCCGTAGCCGACAGTCTGCGGAAAGCCCGCCAGGTCGACGAGCGCGTAGACCCCGAACACCGTGAGGAAGATGGCCGCCCCGAAGCCCAGCACTCCCAGCACGACGGCCAACGCCATCCAGGGAGCCAGAGGGCGCACGAGCCCCACCAGCCGCAGCATCACCGACAAGTGCGATCGGCGCGTCGGCTCGACGGGCGCAGGCTCTTCCCCTCTTCGCCCATGCGCAGGGCAGTCGGGGCAGCGCGCAGGCTCTGCCGCGGCGCGCGCGGATCCTCCGGAAACCGCAGGCGACGCTTCCGGCAGCTCCTCCTCGGATCCGGCCGCTTCGACCGCCGCAGAGAAGCGCTCGAGCTCGGCTTGCCGGCTCCATAGGCGCGCATACGGGCCGCCGTGCTCCAGCAATTCGCCGTGCGTTCCGGCTTCTGCCACACGGCCGTCTTCCAACACGTAGATGCGGTCGGCGCCGGCCACGGCCGCCAGGCGATGCGAGATCACGACGACGGTCTTCGTGCGCGCCAGCTCATGGACGACCTCGACGATGGCTCGCTCGCTATCCGCATCGACGTTCGACGTGGCCTCGTCGAACACGTACGCAGGCGTATCTCGGAGCAAGGCGCGAGCCAGCGCGAGTCGCTGCCGCTGACCACCCGAAAGGTTTCCGCCTTCCTCCGCTATCGCTGCATCGAGCCCGCCCGCCTGCTCCACGAACCCCTCTGCGCGGCAGCGACGAAGCGCCTCCCACAGCTCCTCGTCGCTCGCCTGGGGGTCGGCTAGCAGCAGGTTCGAGCGCACGCTCCCCTTGAACAGGTAACTCGAGAACGGAACGACCGTGACGGTGCTCGCAAGCGAGGCGCGCGACGCCTCCTGGATCGGCACGCCGCCCACTTCGACCGACCCCGCGAATCCGGCGTTGCGTCCCGACAGGATGCCCGCCAACGTCGACTTTCCCGAACCGCTCTCGCCGACGATGCCCGTGAACGATCCGGCGGCCGCATCGAAATCCACGTCGGAAAGCACGGTGCGCTCGCCATCGTAGGAATACCCCACGCCGCGGCATGCAAAGGAGATGCGATCGGCTTCGATGACGCGCGAGCCGCGCTTGGGTTCCGGCGCATCGAGAATCGCGAACATCTTGTCGGCCGCCGCCATGCCGTTCATGGCCGTGTGGAAGAACGACCCCAGCGTACGCAGCGGGATGAAGAACTCGGCCGCCAGGAATATCACGGCGAAAGCCGCGAAAAACGGCGCCTGCCCGAGCGAGAACTGCCACAGCGCCATGACGATGCCCACCGCCGCCCCGCCGTAGGCGAACACGTCCATCACCGTCACGGAGTTCAGCTGCATGCGTAAAAGCCGCATCGTGGCCTGGCGGAACGTCTCGGCCTCGCGGTTCATCGCCTCGTGGCGATCGGCGTCGACGCGGTAGATCTTGAGCGTGGTGAGGCCCTGCAGGTTCTCGAGGAACGTCGCGCCCAGATCGGTGTAGGCGTCCCAGTACGAGCCCATCGCGCGCTTCGCGATCTTCTACACGGCGACGATGGACGCGGGTATGAGCGGCACGCAGGCCAGAAGCGCCACGGCTGCCGGAAAGCACAGCGGAGCGAGACAGGCGAACAGGGTGAGCGGCGCCAAGACCGAATAGAACAGCTGGGGCAGGTACGAACCGAAGTAGCTCTCCAGCTGCTCGGTGCCCTCGACGCTCACCTGCACGGCCTCGCTCGTGGACACGCGCTCGGAGTACGACGGACCGAGGCGCACGAGCTTGTCGTATACGAGCTTGCGCACGGTGCGCTTCGCGGCCGCAGCTGCCGCCTGGCCCATGCGCTGCGAAAGCGTCAAACAGCAAACGCGCACGACGATAGCCGCCGCAGCGGCCATCACGAGGTTCGCCCGCGCCGCGGCGACGTCCCCACCCTCGACGAGGGACTGCACGAACGCCCCCATGAGCAGCATGAGCGCTATGTTCGCCGCGAGCGCGACCCACTGGAGCGCGACGCTTGCCGCTACGTACTTGCGCGCTTCGGGCACCATGCCCGCCAGCCGTTTGCTGAACATTCCTAGCCCTCCGTCCGCTCGACAACGCATTCGGAGCCGCGCTCGGTCCCAGAGCCGCGATCCGTCTTCACGATGAAGCCGAAATACGCGACATGCGCCACCCATACGGCAGCAACGACGGCGCGTCCCACCGGCACGTTCGCCATCAGAAGGAACGAGGCGCCCAACACGAGCGTGACGGGGCCCAGCAGCATGAGCTTCGCCTTCACGGTCATCGCGCACTTCTTCGCGAAGCCTTCGAGCACGGTGCGGTACAGCTTCGTTCCATGGAACCATGCGTCGAGGCGCTCCGAGCTGCGCGCGAAGCAGTACGCGGCTCCCAGCAGGAACGGCACCGTCGGCAGAACGGGAAGCACCGCCCCCAGCGCCCCAAGCCCGAAGCAGGCGAAGCCCCCGACCGCCCACAGGGCGCGAAGGCACCTGGCCGCGCGCCGGTCTCTCTCGTTCGTCATGAGCATCCTTCCCTGCGCCGACGCCCTGCGCCGGCAAATAGTTACCTTTGTCTAACAAGGTGGGAATTGTACGCGAACTGGATTAAATTGTAAACCTTGGTTAATTTTTAACGACGGTTCAACGTGTGCAACATGCTCAGGCCCCGCAGGGTGAGATGTTCGTCGGTACGGGCGACGCGCTGCGACAGCGCGGCGATGGCAGCGGCATCCGAGCCCGTGGCGATGACGTCGGTCTCGTAGCCCAGTTCGCGCCATACCATGTCGATGAGGCCGTCGATGAGCGCGACCTCCCCCATCACGACGCCCGCCTGCATGGCCTCGCGCGTGTTCTTGCCCACCACCGATGCCGGGGCCTTGAGATCGACCATCGCCAGCTGCGCGGCGGCATCCGACAGCGCCTTCGCCGACAGCTTCACGCCGGGCGCGATGATGCCGCCCACGAACGAGCCGCCCTCGTCAACCACCTCGAAGTTCGTCGTCGTGCCCAGATCCACCACGATGAAGGGCGCCGTATAGGCCGTGCGGGCGGCAACGAGGTCGGCTACCCGGTCGGCTCCCAGCTCGCCGGGGTCGTTGTAGCGCATCTTCACGCCCGTCTTCACGCCGGGTCCCACCACGAGGGGGCGTCGGCCGGTAAGCGCGCGCGTCGCGGTCACCCATGCATCCGTGAGCCCCGGCACCACCGACGCGATGACGGCATCGTCGCAGATCGCACGACGGCCGTCGCGCTCCAGCATGTCGAACAGCCCCGCCATCCGCATGCGCGCCTCGTCGGCCGTCATGCGCTCCGTCGTGGTCACCTTCCAGGTGGCTTCCAGCTCGCCGCCGACGAAGAGGCCCAGGTTCGTATCCGAGTTCCCCACGTCCACGCATAGCACCGTGCGCGCTGCGTCCCTTCCGTTGTCCATAGCCTCCCGCCCTTCCCGAATTGCCACAATCATGCGAATTTAGCGATGCCGCTCGCCCTTTTCGTCCAGTATACTGTACCCGTCCGTTCAGTAACCCGACTTCCTAAAACGTGAGGGGAAGCGGATATACGCAAAGGAGAAGAGAATGGATTCTGTCAAAGGGCAGCTGACGCTGCGCGGCATCGTCATAGGCTGCGTCGGTTGCGCCATCATCACCGCGGCATCGGTGTACACGGCCCTCAAGATGGGGGCGCTTCCTTGGCCCATCGTGTTCGCGGCCATCATCTCGCTGTTCTTCCTCAAGGCCCTCGGGCACGGCAAGGCCAGCCTCAACGAGGCGAACGTCACGCACACCGTGATGAGCGCCGGCGCCATGGTGGCGGGCGGCCTGGCCTTCACCATCCCCGGCATCTGGATGCTGGGCTACGCCGACGAGGTGGGCTGGTTCGAGATGCTCCTCGTAGCCGTCTCGGGCGTCATCATGGGCCTCGTCTGCACCGCGCTTCTGCGCCGCCACTTCATCGAGGACTCCGAGCTGGAGTACCCCATCGGCGAAGCGGCCGCCCAGACGCTCATCGCGGGCGATTCCGGCGGCAAGACCGGCTGGAAGCTGTTCGGCTCCATGGGCTTCGCGGGCGCGTTCACGGCGTTGCGCGATTTCTTCGGCGTGATCCCCGCGATGCTCTTCGGCAACGCCGCGGTCCCCGGCGTTGCGTTCGGCATCTACCTGTCGCCGATGCTTCTGGCCGTGGGCTTCCTCGTGGGCACGGGCGCCGTCGTCGTGTGGTTCGTCGGAGCGCTGCTGGCGAACTTCGGCATCATCGTGGGCGGCTCGGCCGCGGGACTCTGGGACGTGGCGTCCGCGCAGGGCATCGTGTCCAGCCTCGGTATGGGCGTCATGATGGGCGCGGGCCTGGGCGTCATCTTCAAGAACATCCTGCCCAAGGCCTGGCGCATGCTGCGCGACGCCCGCAGCTCGAACGCGTTCGGCCTCACCGCCGCAAGCACCATGGATGCGCCCGCAAGCGGCGCTAAGGACGGACGGCTGCGCATCGGCAGCTTCCGCCTCACCGCCGGGCTGGCCGCGCTCGCCGTGGCCGCCGTCGCGCTCATCGTCTGCTTCGGCCTGCAGCTGGGCCCCGTCCCGGCCGTCATCGTGGTGCTGCTCGCCTTCGTCGCCACGGCCATGAGCGCGCAGAGCGTCGGCCAGACGGGCATCGACCCCATGGAGATATTCGGCCTCATCGTGCTTTTGGCCGTGGCGGCCGTATCCAGCGTGCCGCAGGTGCAGCTTTTCTTCGTCGCGGGCATCGTGGCCGTGGCGTGCGGGCTGGCCGGCGACGTGATGAACGACTTCCACGCCGGCCACGTGCTGGGCACCAGCCCCAAGGCGCAGTGGATCGGCCAGGCCATCGGCGCCGTGCTGGGCGCCTTGGTGGCCGTCGCCGTCATGGCGATCCTCGTGAGCGCGTACGGCCCCGAGTCGTTCGGCCCCACGGCGTCGTTCGTGTCCGCGCAGGCGTCCGTCGTGGCCACCATGGTGTCGGGCATCCCCTCGGTGCCGGCGTTCGCCATCGGGCTTGCGGCGGGATTCGTCCTCTACCTGCTGAACTTCCCCGCCATGATGCTGGGGCTGGGCATCTACCTGCCCTTCTACATGTCGCTGACCGCGTTTCTGGGAGCCATGGCCAAAGTCGCCTACGACGCCGTGTGCAAGCTGCGCCGCAAGGGGCTCTCGCCCGAGGCGGCCGCGGAGAAGGAGAAGGCCCAGGGCGAAACGGGCCTCGTGGTGTCGTCCGGCCTGCTGGGCGGCGAATCCATCGTAGGCGTCCTGGTGGCGCTCGCCGCCGTGGCGACGGGCCTGGGAGCGTAACGCATTCGCACAGGCGTCCCGTTGTCGCCCGAAAGCCGCGGTTTTCCCTTGAAAACGAGGCTTTCGGGCGACAACGGGCGCGGCGCAGGACGCATGCGGAACGGCGAGCTTCCCGTTCCGCATGCACGCTAGTTGAACTTGAAGATCTTCTGAGCCATACGATAGCCGGTGATGCCGATGCGGCGACCGAACGAGGTAGGCAGGTTCGTGCCCATGTTGAGCGTGCTGCGCCGGATGGGACGGTAGGCGTCCGGATTGTGCGCTTTGAGGTACTCCCAGATGGCCTCGCGCTTGTCCTCTGCCTCGTCGGTGTCGATCATGCGCAGGAAGATGGAGCAGATGCACATCATCATGGACAGGTAGTTCTCCATGTAGCGCTCCAGGCGCTTCTCGGGCACATCGTCGGGCAGGCGCACGG from Eggerthella lenta DSM 2243 includes the following:
- a CDS encoding type III pantothenate kinase — encoded protein: MDNGRDAARTVLCVDVGNSDTNLGLFVGGELEATWKVTTTERMTADEARMRMAGLFDMLERDGRRAICDDAVIASVVPGLTDAWVTATRALTGRRPLVVGPGVKTGVKMRYNDPGELGADRVADLVAARTAYTAPFIVVDLGTTTNFEVVDEGGSFVGGIIAPGVKLSAKALSDAAAQLAMVDLKAPASVVGKNTREAMQAGVVMGEVALIDGLIDMVWRELGYETDVIATGSDAAAIAALSQRVARTDEHLTLRGLSMLHTLNRR
- a CDS encoding OPT/YSL family transporter, with amino-acid sequence MDSVKGQLTLRGIVIGCVGCAIITAASVYTALKMGALPWPIVFAAIISLFFLKALGHGKASLNEANVTHTVMSAGAMVAGGLAFTIPGIWMLGYADEVGWFEMLLVAVSGVIMGLVCTALLRRHFIEDSELEYPIGEAAAQTLIAGDSGGKTGWKLFGSMGFAGAFTALRDFFGVIPAMLFGNAAVPGVAFGIYLSPMLLAVGFLVGTGAVVVWFVGALLANFGIIVGGSAAGLWDVASAQGIVSSLGMGVMMGAGLGVIFKNILPKAWRMLRDARSSNAFGLTAASTMDAPASGAKDGRLRIGSFRLTAGLAALAVAAVALIVCFGLQLGPVPAVIVVLLAFVATAMSAQSVGQTGIDPMEIFGLIVLLAVAAVSSVPQVQLFFVAGIVAVACGLAGDVMNDFHAGHVLGTSPKAQWIGQAIGAVLGALVAVAVMAILVSAYGPESFGPTASFVSAQASVVATMVSGIPSVPAFAIGLAAGFVLYLLNFPAMMLGLGIYLPFYMSLTAFLGAMAKVAYDAVCKLRRKGLSPEAAAEKEKAQGETGLVVSSGLLGGESIVGVLVALAAVATGLGA